The genomic interval TTGAAAGAGTCGTCTCTAAAATAATATGGCAACATAAAGTTGGTTCACAGAGTTGCATCTGAATGATCAACAAGACTTCTTGAACAATGTAGAGATGTTTGTTCATAACCCAGAGGGCCGTACTTGTAGAAAACCAAAGACGATACACCAGCTGCTCCTCCTGATCCTACTGGTCAAGCACGACGGCTTAGTGGTGAAGATCTGGGCCTGTTTTGCACTTGTAGTTATTATGGTAAATATGTTGTGGTCTCTGTCGCAGTTACTGTAAAGGTAAATGTGAGGCTACATTGAACCAGTTGTAGCTTTGCCCAACTGGTTCGATGTATTACAAAATGGCTgacacagaaaggaaaaaagtgttttgcaaTAATTCAGGTAAACCCCTTAAGTCACATGATGACACCGGTTTCCTCATGAATCCATCGACGGACATGCAAGCATTTTGAGGGTGgcagttaaggggttaaaatCCAGACCTCAACGGCTGAAAGGCTGCGGTGAGCCGTGCCGAAACGCTGCTAGCCTCGGTGAACTGAGGCCGTGTTGGAAAGAGGAGTAGGCCACAATTCCTCCACAAATATGTGAGAACAAATCATGATGTACTTTATCAAACACAGCTCTTCTGTTctggtctgttttttttgttttgttttactgcttAGTAGATGATGGAGTGGAATCTGTTGTGTTAACTTACAGTAAGATTTGAGTCACATTTAACTCTTATTATAAACCAGGACATTCATATTTCTTCCATTCAGATGTACAACTGAAAGTgggtgatctttttttttttttttttaaccatgacTCTTCACATGTTTGATGTTTACTTCCTGTCCTGTAAAATGTTTCCGTTTGCTCTGTGGCTCAGTGGGTAATAGCATTCAGGGAGAAGTAACTCAATCCAGACTAAACAGATGCATAGAAGCTCTCACACACAGTCACTGGTCAGTCACTGTTTGTCGTTCAAAAATGTCTCTTATCATGACTTTTggataaaaaatgaagaagccCGGACGTGGCATGTCATCCGATCACCAGATAAGAAgccaataaatttaatttattcttctaGCGGTTTGCAATATGGTTTTGaaatctccctttttttttttttgttttaccccCAATTGATGTTTGGGTGACAGAGCATCTCATAGGGGCTTTTGGTACTCTTTTGCGTGACTGACTGGGGTCAAGATtgaccttccagcaggacaacaaccctaaacGTAGAACCAGAGGTAGTTGGAAATTGATTGAATTTAGTCACAGTGCAGAcctaaattcaattaaaatctgTGGCCAGGCCTGAACCGTAATGTTTAACAGATGGTCTCCATCTTGAGCTTTTTTGTAAAGAGAAGTGGACAAAAATAGTCTCTAAAATGGATTGACTGAGGGGGATACATTCTTCTAAGACCTGCTTTTATTGTTCTCTTTTCATGTCATGGTTCTGGACTACTTTTTTCATAGAAAATTttgggaaaacatgcaaaaatatgcaacatATAATCTTATCGCTGAGAAAACCAGTACGTCTAGTATTGACccgtgtgtgtgtttctctgtagGCTATCCAGGCTCTCCAAACCATCCTCCTTACCCACAACCCGGCCAGTCTGCGCCCCCTTATCCAGTCCCAGTTGGGGGATACCCAGGAGACCCCAGTCAGGCTCCCCCACCAGGCTTCAGCATGGGCTACAACCAGGGCCAGCCTCCTGTTATGTACCAACCGGGCCCTGCTCCAGGTCCAGGACCGGACTACGGCGGCCAGGCAATGGGAATGTCTCCAGCTCCGGCTCCTGTCGGCGTCCCGCCCGGGCTGGAGTACCTGACACAGGTAGTTCTGAATAGGAGGAAACATCTGCTGAACTAGATTATGTAAGATAAACAGAATAATATCTGCGATTGCAAACGGACACGGCGTTCTGGACCCGTCTGGGCTCAcgtctgttaaaaaaaataaaacagaaaccacTTCTGCTAATGATTCTTCCTTCCTTTGTGGTGGTGAACAACAGCTGTGGATTTCTACCAGTGTGGTGAAAAACCCAACATGCCTTATTGCACTTCCTATCCACCCATTGATTCCTGCAACTTTTTAACACTGCTAAAGTGGAAACAACACAAGtagaacagttttgtttttaatttattttccttcgaCGGAGGTGATGCAGAACTTATTAAAGCCTGATGAATAAACTGAGGCAAATTGACTtatttgagctttatatcatgtcatATTGTTATCCTGTCATCAGAtccatacctggagtgttgctttgattctgctAATCTCATCATACAAGTTATTTCTCAGTAGAACGGTTGTAAATGGCATAATGGTGGAGTGTTGTCGTGACGACGTGCTGAAGGGAGAGTGTTGGAAAGAGTTTGggattcttaaagagacaagagACCAATTTCAACCCTTCAAGTTTCTTCTAAGTTGTATTAGATAAATGATTTTCATAGCAGCTTACGGTAACGGTTACTTGAGTGTGTTGTAAAATGACAATAtgtgtgtgaaaaatgtatcacgCGACCCCTTTAAAACAAGATATGAACTTTATCCTGTTGACCGTTTGAACTTTGAAACAATGTACCAAGAGAAACATTAAGTCAGCAGATTTCCTTTGTGTAAGATTTTATAGTTCTCCAAGAAGTTGTGGGCTTGgctgaaatggtaaaaaaatatattttagatgtgACTGTTTGTGAGGACTTggcttgtgttttatttattttttttaagttcttgaTTCATACTGGTCtttactgaaagtatttttaaatgtatgctGATTTGTTTACCTGTTTCttatctgtatattttttaaattctattttagATCGACCAGATCCTGATCCATCAGAAAGTTGAGCTCCTGGAAGGTAAATTTTAttcatgtagtttttttttttatgcactgAAATGTGTAGAAAGTAAAACCTCTAATTTGAGAGCATTGAGTGTGTGGGAGGAGAAATTAATGctgagaaatatttgtttttacgaAAATGTTTCCTATGGGATTACAAGGACTGAGCTGCCAGTTGGAGATGGTGAGTTTTGTGCCTGGTGAACCAGTTTTGTGTggatttgaatttatttcatttggaCATTTCAAGTTTTCTATGCTTTTGAttttggcatgtttccatttagaggaacaaaaaaaaaaaagatgctctTATCACTTCTTAATAAAGCTACAACCTTAttaagaagcaaacaaaaatgttgtaagCAATAATATTTGATCAAAGCGTTTTTGAATTTCGAAAAGTCAgtaatttggtttgatttttgacatttaaacaatggatgatggattgattataggaaaaataaattcactttaaaattaTCAGCTTATTCTAGGGATTTTCGAGTAAGACTGTGCCGACATTTGATGGTAAAAATCACGTAAAAGTTGTTTTGATATTCAGACAGTCCAGTCTGTTTGAATCTGCCATGTTGGGAAAAACCCCTCTGGATAGACAGGGTGTCCAGTCAGTGGCCAGTCTGCTAAAAAACGCTACATGCAGCTGGATTTGTACTTTAGGTGGTTTTTCTCTGTAATTAAGTTCACTCTAGGGGAGCTACGTATGTCATCACTGCTGAAAAACTAACGCATGACGCTTTGGTTCAGTCCATCtccatgttttttattaaatattactcAATAAGAAACTCTGATGTTTCTAAGTGGCAGGGTTTGTGACGGCTCGGGGTACAAGTGGATCATAAACAGACACTATTGTCAATGCTGGTTCACATGATGCCGAACTGAATTGGTTGGACTGaacatatttagtttgaggAAAACGTCCTGTTAAACCTCTAACTACAATAACTTTGactttttagcaaataaatcataaataataaaacaacctCGCTTTCTGGATTGAACataatcaaatcaaaaccaAGAGTTTTCTACATGTTactgcaacaaacaaaaaaatcaacttaaTGCTTTAAATTAATACCTTTATTTGACGCATTTTAACATCTCTGCTCCCTGCTCTCCCACAGCTTTCATTGGGTTTGAGACGAACAACCAGTACGAGATCAAAAACAGTCTGGGCCAGAAGATCTACAAGGCCAAGGAGAAGAACGACTGCTGCACCAGGAACTGCTGCGGCTCTCTGCGCAGCTTCGACATGACGATCAAGGACAACATGGACAGGGAGGTCATCCGTCTCGTCCGGCCCTTCCGATGCGTCTCCTGCTGGTGTCCCTGCTGTCTGCAGGAGGTCTGTCCTGAATTCATATCTGTTGTGTCGCGTTGGCTGAACGCGATTCAAGACTTTGCTAATAGAAGTTTTTAATAGCCCCCATATCGTAGATATTTGCCCCACCTTGTCCTGTGTTGTTCCAGGGGAAAGTTTATAACACACCCTGAATGCTTATGTGAAGGCATGGATCAGTTTAGTGGTGGAGAAAAAGGAGTGGCAAGAGTTTTTATCTGCTAAAGTAGCGCAGAACTGCCCTTCCTTCACCTGCTACTGTTGAATGTTTTTCCTTATTTACAAAAGGTTCAGCATCCAAATTGGGCACAAAGATAGGctttacatttattcagaaaGCGCCTGACTAAAGCTACAAACTTTAGTGGGTGTTTATTGTAGCGTTTTCCTTAAATATCTGtatcaacattaaaataagaacaggattggatcacatttttaaagctgctaGAGGAGAAACCCGACATTTATCCACTGTATAAAAAGACaccaaactttttaaattgtattgtttgacaaaaaaaaaaaaaaaaaatggactaaACTTCTCCTATTCCAGGTTTGTTTGAAGTGCAAAAGTATTACTGTTTCCAAAAGTCCAGGATGATTagagattttttattaatttttttttactcttttccaaattcatcattttacattttaagtttttggtAGAATTGCTTCTTAAACGACATGATTTGGGTCAAACGTTTTAAGTTTCCTTCCAGAAACGTCTCGCATCATGTGAGCCCATTCATCCTGACAGAACTGCTGTAACTGAGTCGGGTTTGCAGGTTGTGCACCTTTTTGGCTCGAGCCGCATATTCTTCATGAGATCGGGATCCCGGCTTTGTCATGAAACAGAACCGGCCTTTTTACTAAATGATATGATCGACTTTCCCATGCTGCTTATTCCTCCATGTAGCCGTTTGAACAGATGGACCTTCAGGAACCATTCATTGCAAATAAGAATGATGGATATTTAATATACACCCGCAGGTCTGTCTCCATTTAACGTAGATGTTGTAATCTAGATCCAGAAgctttcatcatcatcagagcTTCTCAAATTGTTGCACGGCTCGGTGTATCTAAACTTCTGACTGAAGAAAggaatcaaaacaaactttttttctgccatCATTTATCCAATAGAAATAATGTTGGTTTCTGACcagaaacaggaacatttagtttgattCAATGTCGGAAAGTAAAcaattttgtctttatgtttctggTGTATGTGAATTTCTGGCTTTAATTATCGtttatgcttttatgttttagataAGCTTGTGTTAAAAGTAGTATCTAAATTATATGACTCATATGATACAGTATCAGGATAATTAAGACCATCATATAATACCAGGAGGATCTCACACAAACACGTCTCATccaaaaatttaataaatgtccCTATactggtttttttattattgtcactAGTTTTATAGTCACACATGTAAACTAGCTGATCCATTCAGCACAAGACGTTAATAAATTTGATAAGTCAAAGATATAGGAATGGTATCGTAAACAGCCACATACATCAATAAAACTTTCTAAATTAAATGATCAGGAGCATAAAAGAAGCCATCGCCAGTTATAAAGCGACTTGAGAAGAGAAACGattagaaataaacttgataagCGAACACGATGAAGTGATTACAACTCGAGGACAGACGAGTCAAGTTTCAGACATGATTTGGAGTGATGTCTGAAACCAGGTATGATTTGGGACAGCGGGCGGAAAGGTGGCATTGAAAAAGAAACGAACCTCAAACCCTGTCAAGTCTGTTCAAACCGCAATTTGTAGAGAAATTGTTTTAGTTCGAGGTTAAGTTGGCGATTGTTCACTGCGACAGTATAAAACGACCTGAATCGTTCTTTGAAGAGTCGTGCGGTCGGTGCGGCAGCTGCTGCCGTTTGTTGCTTCCAGTGTTTGTCCAGCTGTCTGCCTCCTTTAGCTCATCCAACCCTTTTCAGAGTGTCAGTCCACTTATAGCGTGACAGGTGCTGAGCACCCGTTTTCTAGTCAGGgttattttgaaatctgtggTTTGTAACTATGTAGCAATTTTAAAAGCTTAGTTTCTGTCTGTGGCACCCAGACGCCTTGCCTTTTACTCTGAAATGCCCCAAAAGCTGCCAAGCTTTTCTAAATACAGTGTGTTTCTTATTAACTGCCTAAACTATCTAAAGGTTGAAGCTTCATGTTATCCGGCGAAAGCTTTGCTCTCTTGCTACCTGATTTACGATGCATTTgctaaatggggaaaaaaaagaaaaaacaaaactgctgaaacattCACCAGTTGCGGTCGAAGTAGCTGAAAATATGTCTGGTTCTGGTGCCTGATTGATCGTCCATCTTTGTGTGTGACATGTTTACAAGTTGCATAATTTGTGAGTGTGTGCCAGAAATAAGACGTAATTAATGGGGAGATGAATCGGAAGCAAGTGAACTAATAAtatcaaggtttcccccagaaaacttgctaagctcgtcgtgtttttgagtaaagaaatgtttaaagttgacaggaagtttcaaaatatcacttgataatcgTGTGTAATTGAAAATGaatatctgaacaccaacaataaagtcttaaaaaatgcaaacattctaaaaagacttaaataaataagcaattcttagcctggtggggacacaagtaaagcctggtggccccccaggcttataatacactgggggaaaccatgaatttaaattaaaatcactaaCGCTGgaatttattgattgatgattaaAGCAGAGGAGAagaattaataatttaaaaatcagtAAAGGCATCATTCCTTATTTTTTATGGAACTACTCTTACATTGTCTGTTAAATGTTGACTTGAGCAAtagataataatttgatgcagATGTAGCAACATTGCCTACTACATTTCAGATAGTTTTACTCacataaagaagagaaaaattatattttctcctTAAGATTCAGTGgatattgaaatatttagagGCCTTAGTTAACATTTACCAAGATAATACactttttgtgatgtaaaatgaggcaaatataaataatttgaaagcttttttttttctagctttaaTGACACACATGTTCTGCATTAgcttgaaaataaatcttttacaggacaaaattaagaataaaatgtagaatttaATGTATAAACTGTTTCACTACAATATCAAGTTCACTTTTTAAATCCACTATACGACATGAAGTTGATCTTTAAATATGATCGCTTACTAAACACTTATTTGAGATgttataattaaattaatgtaacTCTATTTGCACATCTACATGTAACCAATAGTAAATTAGACCTCTGTCTTTCATCCCGCCTCCTTTCTGCTCAGGCTGTTCCAGTCAGGGGATGTTTGTTAGGAGTCTGAATGGACCTTTTGTCCATCATAACCGTCTTCTTGTTAATTCCCGATCCTCTGCCATCTTTACACCGTTTAATCTTGTCGTTGGCTCTCCGTTCTCACTAGCCTGTGCCCAAGCCGATGCCCTCACACACAACGGCTCTCTGTGCGCTCCCCAACCAGGAACCATGTGAGATTTATTACCTCTATGTGTCACAATGGCGGAGTCACAGCTTCAATTATCGTTCCTGCTGAACATTGTGAGAAGCCTTCTGACCCcatgatgtttttatatatagtCTTCGGTGCCATGGTGAATCGCCTTCTAACTCTGTGGGGTtactgcagggtttcccccagtgtattataagcctggcggcccaccaggctaagcattgcttatttatttaagtccttttaaaatctttgcatttaaaaaaaaaaaaagattttatagttgatgttcaggtattaatcttacaatctttcaataacacataactataaagtgatattttcaaatttcctgtcagctttaaacattttttaactcaaaaacacaacgggccgctggatgaatcaCTAGCAACCAACCACCGGCGTTTTCTGAGGGAAACCTGGTAATGTGTGTGTCTGACCCGCAGATGGAGGTCCAGGCGCCGCCGGGAACCACCGTAGGGTTCATCAAACAGGACTGGCATCCTTTCCTGCCAAAGTTCTCCATCCAGGGACCAGACGGAGAGACGCTGCTGAAACTGGAGGGGCCCTGCTTCGCTTGCAACTGCTGTGGGGACGTCAACTTTGAGGTGAGCTCTCACCTGTCCTCGGAGGAGCAGTTTGAGCTTTGAATGTTCTGCAAGCGTCGTTCACAATGACCATGGTCTGTTCAGACTTTACAGACGAgggtttttagttttgtttggatttattctGTAGCTGCAGATAGGGACCTGGATGCTGTTTATCTGATACATGAGGAATAACAGTTAGTTTGTTTTAGgacatttaatttgattgaaAATTCACAGTAATACACTCAACATGTAGGATGTATTCACAGTAGTTTCTGTAGATCTTCTGGACAAATCTAagatttcaaaaaatgtttagattgtAACTAAACTACTTCAATGAATTGCTGTTGAGTTGCTCTCCCGGCCCAGTCATTTTTTCCTCTTGAGggatttaaattattatatcccgaagtgaaacacatttatttatttctgaactcaATAAATAGGTTATTTCTTCttgtcagatttgttttttcatgctttttcttGCCCggttgtaaaatataaatagtaaaaaaaaaaaaaataaaccaaatattaCAATGATGACCATATTACTAAATCTATTTGACATCTGATGTGCTTTGTTTTCGAAGATATAATTGCAGGAGGGTAGCTTTACGACAATTTTGTGAGCCTGTGTGTTCTGTGTTTCGTCATCGCTGTGTAGCTGACGGGTAAAGATGGCGGCTCATCCATTGGTCGGATCAGCAAGCAGTGGAGCGGCCTCTTGAAGGAAGTCTTCACAGACACGGACAACTTCGGCATTCAGTTCCCAATGGACCTGGACGTAAAGATGAAGGCTGTCCTCATGGGCGCCTGCTTCCTCATCGTGAGTTCCTGAATCTTAGTGATGGTGTCTGAATTGTATCTCGTGAGATCTTGCTTAACGGCGTTTATTTTTCTGTCGTGGCTCATTCGCAGGACTTCATGTTCTTCGAGAAAGTGGGAGAGGCTAACCAACGCAGCTCTGTGTTTTCGTAACCGGGTGCCTGAGTCCACCTCTGTTGTCCAGTTCCTGTCTCGGTTTCTTCAGCAGAAGTTCCAGcgttcatttataaatgtaaaaaaaacaacaacaaaaaacatgattagATTCAGCATATTTGGACTTCAGTCCAATTTGACCTTATTTGGAAGGATGTTAATGATTCCCACACTCCGTAGAGTTTTTACACgttcatttaatttttgataaaaaaaaaaatcttcacctGTCTTCTATCATACTTAGTTCAGCATATCCATTTACTGTTGAATGTGCTTTCTGCTGCCATCTCTCTCTCTATGCTTTTTCTTGTTATTGACATTtatcaatatatattttacaatttgtgGTATTGTTGTCATGCTCATGGAGCATTCATAGTAGACATAGTTCAAGTGCAATATCCTTTTGGATGCAGAAGGCGTATtaatcactttgtttttaaagtcttgGCAGCATGTAGCTGATGCCATTGTCTGCGTTTGTTCAAATCGCTTCAGCTCTACAGTTTTGGTTCAGTTATGATCCAATATCCATAGAActaacaattttttatttaccttttttttatgtaggttACTTACACAGATATTATCCTGTAAATACGTGTTATAGTCTAATGTAGAATGTTATAACCAATCTACCTGCTCAGTGTCGCATTATTAGTTTAGCTACTGTTTAGCCAAAGCAACATTCTGCTAGAAGAAAGCCAAAAGCAGTCTCAGTGTGACTTCTTAGTTTGAGCTTTTATCTGAAGCCACTATTCAAACTCTGTGTCATTTAACTTGATGGGGAAGTGGTGTTAGTGCTagtctggttaaaaaaaaagggaaaaaaaaccccaaacaattTGTGAACCTCGAGTTGTTGCATGCTGATAGGACTTACCGAAGCGGTCATTTCCCTTGCTTGCTTCACTGGTCTAAGTTGAAACCACCGTCGTCTACAGGCTGTGGTGCGAGATAAAACTGCGAAGACCGTAAAGTGAGTGATAACGTGCCCGTTAAGTGTTTGCCATGGAAACGGCTCGAGCAGCTGAACTTTACCCTGCAGGTTTCCCTGTGATTGCACGGCTTAAAAATGAATTGACCAAGATGATTGGAAATCGTTGTGCAGCACAAATAGGaagctaaaggaaaaaaaaagaaaaaaaaagaagttgcgGTTCGTGACCTAATCGGGTTTtgtcaaagtggaaaaaaaataaacaacaaaataaaaccctgaacCTGTGTGAGCTCTCGCCTTACGGTGGTTCAtgttgtttatataaaaaaaatgatctgCTTTGCATTCAATACTCTCACTCCCAGTGGTTGCGCTCGTGAGGATATCATGGGCGTGACCCcgtgaacctttttttttttttttttttttttggccactGACGCTCACATTTATTTCCCTTTCCCATGTGCCAGTAATCGCAAATCCAAAGAAGGCAAAGTGTGTACAGTGCAgatattcagtttaatttgtagTGCATGCTTTTGTACCATACAAGTGACAGAAGTTACACTTTCCTTTCTATCTTTTTTCTGcaacttttgcattttttttacagacgAAAATCTCCTAAATTAAACCGATGTTACTTTAAACCTGCGTTTGTGTCATTGTTGGTCTGGTGTTATTGTGCATGAAAAAAGAGGGGTGGGATCGAAGACTTTGACCTGTGTGTGTAACTTCTGCTTTCACTTCTGTCTCACAGGAAACCACAATCGCTTTTTCTTAGGAACAGGTCCAAAGTCGGAGGGCACGTTGGTAATGTTAGTCTTTATCAGCCGTGAAGATGCTGACAGAAAGATAAAATGCATAACCTACTTTGAGGacaacaaaaggtgaaaaaaaggaaggaggaaaaatgGTGTTACACTAGTTGTGTTACAGCTCCCCCACCTGGAAGCTTGTGAAagtgctggttttttttttttttatcaggtcTTTTACTCGAGATTAGTTACATCCCCTACCTACACGAACATGTCCGGACATGttcctgcagaaaaataaatcattcagtgtccaaataattaaaactgtaaaaaaaaattgaaaataatttggaagTTTTAAATTCCCCAAATTTCCATTTTAACCATCCTGTTACTATTTCTCTCTCTGGCTAATTCTGTAGCTGCttatgtgcaaaacaaaaataatattttcctgtTGGATGCTCCACAGCATTCTCTCTGACCCGTCGACTGTTTActggtcttcatgatgcagATTGGGTAACTGCTGAAGACAATTAATTTTATAAGATTATACTGTAGTGTTAGTGAATACAATTCgctacaataaaatataaagatattcatacaaaaatattattattttgtgtgaataataaagatattttattatataaaatatcagGATAACAactgacaatttaaaaaaaataaacatcaagagGTTTCTGTACTTTTGCCAGGCTTTGTATCTTTTCACTTTGAACGTAATTTggctcaataaaaataaaaactgacctgATTAGATTGATTAAATGATACTTATGCATACAGCTTACTTTGAAGGTTCTATTTATGTGGCCCTCCAGAATATTTAGGGCCACATTAATGACAATGTcgggctggatttggcccacAAGCCTTAAGTTTGGCACCTGTGGTCCAGGTGATCCTAAAGGCTGTTCActgtgaggaaaataaaata from Gambusia affinis linkage group LG18, SWU_Gaff_1.0, whole genome shotgun sequence carries:
- the LOC122819970 gene encoding phospholipid scramblase 2-like, producing the protein MSAPGYPGSPNHPPYPQPGQSAPPYPVPVGGYPGDPSQAPPPGFSMGYNQGQPPVMYQPGPAPGPGPDYGGQAMGMSPAPAPVGVPPGLEYLTQIDQILIHQKVELLEAFIGFETNNQYEIKNSLGQKIYKAKEKNDCCTRNCCGSLRSFDMTIKDNMDREVIRLVRPFRCVSCWCPCCLQEMEVQAPPGTTVGFIKQDWHPFLPKFSIQGPDGETLLKLEGPCFACNCCGDVNFELTGKDGGSSIGRISKQWSGLLKEVFTDTDNFGIQFPMDLDVKMKAVLMGACFLIDFMFFEKVGEANQRSSVFS